The Immundisolibacter cernigliae genome has a window encoding:
- a CDS encoding putative porin: MTGVAAADERADLEKLRATVTGLIGALVEQGVLSREAADGMIKKAEADAARTVAAQAQQAPPARPGEVRVTYVPQIVKDEIRAQVRDELRQEVAQDVIDRARQEQWGVPAALPDWVARLKFKGDLRLRGQSDRFADGNAQFAYFDFLEINNAGGLADAGADGLLNTSEDRDRLRARARLGLDVTITDSLLAGFRLGTGNTRDPVSTNQTLGNTGNRYETVLDQAFLRYQAAGATPWLTAWGGRFDSPWLSTDLVWDGDLGFEGAAATLRHDFVGSGQPARGVFLTAGAFPLQEEELSSKDKWLFGGQLGLDLAFADQSRLKAGLAYYHFSHVVGRRNDLDGIEFDYTAPEYLQKGNTLYDIRNDADPQSQLFALASDYHLLDLTVQYDIARFAPYHVILTGDFVRNVGFDEDEVAARIGQPIEAKINGYQFMASVGWPQVTAAGRWRVFGGYKHLERDAVLDAFTDSDFHLGGTDAKGWILGGDYGLARNTWLTMRYLSADEIDGPPLGIDVLQLDLNTRF; this comes from the coding sequence TTGACGGGTGTCGCGGCTGCGGACGAGCGCGCCGACCTTGAAAAGCTGCGCGCGACGGTCACCGGCCTGATCGGTGCGCTGGTCGAGCAGGGCGTGCTCAGTCGCGAGGCGGCCGACGGCATGATCAAAAAGGCCGAAGCCGACGCTGCGCGCACCGTCGCGGCGCAGGCCCAGCAGGCCCCGCCGGCCAGGCCCGGCGAGGTACGCGTGACCTACGTGCCGCAGATCGTGAAGGACGAGATTCGCGCCCAGGTGCGCGACGAGCTGCGCCAGGAGGTGGCGCAGGACGTGATTGACCGCGCCCGTCAGGAGCAATGGGGCGTGCCGGCGGCGCTGCCGGACTGGGTGGCGCGCCTGAAGTTCAAGGGCGACCTGCGCCTGCGCGGGCAGAGCGACCGCTTCGCCGACGGCAACGCGCAGTTCGCCTATTTCGACTTTCTCGAAATCAACAACGCCGGCGGGCTGGCCGATGCCGGCGCGGACGGTCTGCTGAACACTTCCGAGGACCGCGACCGGTTGCGTGCCCGCGCGCGTCTGGGGCTGGACGTGACCATCACTGACAGCCTGCTGGCCGGGTTTCGCCTGGGCACCGGCAACACCCGCGATCCGGTGTCGACCAACCAGACCCTGGGCAACACCGGCAACCGCTACGAGACAGTGCTCGACCAGGCCTTCCTGCGCTACCAGGCGGCCGGCGCCACGCCCTGGCTGACCGCCTGGGGCGGGCGTTTCGACAGTCCCTGGCTGTCGACGGACCTGGTGTGGGACGGTGATCTTGGTTTCGAGGGCGCCGCCGCCACGCTGCGGCACGACTTCGTCGGCTCTGGACAGCCAGCGCGTGGCGTGTTCCTGACCGCTGGTGCCTTTCCGCTGCAGGAAGAGGAACTGTCCTCAAAGGACAAATGGCTGTTCGGTGGTCAGCTCGGTCTCGATCTGGCCTTCGCCGACCAGTCCCGTCTGAAGGCCGGCCTCGCCTACTACCATTTCAGCCACGTCGTCGGTCGGCGAAACGACCTTGACGGCATCGAGTTCGACTATACGGCGCCCGAGTACCTGCAAAAGGGCAACACGCTGTACGACATCCGCAACGACGCCGACCCGCAGTCGCAGTTGTTCGCGTTGGCGTCCGACTACCACCTGCTGGATCTGACGGTGCAATACGACATTGCCCGGTTCGCGCCGTATCACGTGATCCTGACCGGCGATTTTGTGCGCAACGTCGGTTTCGACGAGGACGAGGTCGCAGCGCGCATCGGCCAGCCCATCGAGGCGAAGATCAACGGCTATCAGTTCATGGCCAGCGTTGGCTGGCCGCAGGTGACGGCTGCCGGCCGCTGGCGCGTGTTCGGCGGCTACAAGCACCTGGAACGCGACGCGGTGCTGGATGCCTTCACCGATTCGGATTTCCATCTGGGCGGCACCGATGCCAAGGGCTGGATTCTGGGCGGCGACTACGGCCTGGCGCGCAACACCTGGCTGACGATGCGCTACCTGAGCGCGGACGAGATCGATGGCCCGCCGCTGGGTATCGACGTGCTGCAGCTCGACCTGAACACGCGCTTCTGA
- a CDS encoding ExbD/TolR family protein: MQVQEEGKPYDDINIVPMLDLTYVLLIIFIIMTTAAVQGIQVNLPKASATPSLGQNQTKAISITADGTIYLDTYPVTLAELETTLRGYKAANPALPVVVKADASIQYQQVVDVLDLLGRLEISQLGLVTQRLVK; the protein is encoded by the coding sequence ATGCAGGTCCAGGAAGAAGGCAAGCCCTACGACGACATCAACATCGTGCCGATGCTCGATCTCACGTATGTGCTGCTCATCATCTTCATCATCATGACCACGGCGGCGGTGCAGGGCATCCAGGTCAACCTGCCCAAGGCCAGCGCCACGCCGAGCCTGGGCCAGAACCAGACCAAGGCCATCTCGATCACGGCCGACGGAACGATCTATCTGGACACCTACCCGGTCACGCTGGCCGAGCTGGAAACCACCCTGCGCGGCTACAAGGCGGCCAACCCGGCGCTGCCGGTGGTGGTCAAGGCCGACGCCAGCATCCAGTACCAGCAGGTGGTGGACGTGCTGGACCTGCTGGGGCGGCTGGAAATCTCCCAGCTCGGCCTGGTGACCCAGCGCCTGGTCAAGTAG
- the mpl gene encoding UDP-N-acetylmuramate:L-alanyl-gamma-D-glutamyl-meso-diaminopimelate ligase — MHLHILGIGGTFMGGLAQLAKALGHRVSGCDSGVYSPMREQLDAAGIAWQEGYDPAQLTPRPDLCVIGNALSRGNPLVEHILNTDLPYISGPQWLGEQVLAGRHVLAVAGTHGKTTTASLLAWILDRAGLTPGFLIGGVPQNFGVSARLGSGPFVVEADEYDTAFFDKRAKFLHYRPRTAVLNNLEFDHADIYPDLAAIEWQFHQLLRGVPGNGRLIVNAADANLARLLERGCWTPVTRFGPSGDWQATPLTPDASRFELTVAGARIGSGEWSLAGVHNLHNALAALAAAAEVGVSPAQGLATLAGFRNVRRRLEVVAQEGGVTVYDDFAHHPTAIAATVAALRGRVGAARILAVVDLRSNSMRAGAHRAGLAAALADADLALLHCAQPLAWAIDEVLRELPRGGGFFRTGDALVDTLAKAARPGDHVLLMSNGAFGGVHATLAARLKNPSGGGS; from the coding sequence ATGCACCTGCACATTCTTGGTATCGGCGGCACCTTCATGGGCGGCCTGGCGCAGCTGGCCAAGGCACTGGGCCACCGAGTCAGCGGCTGCGACAGCGGCGTCTACTCGCCGATGCGCGAGCAACTCGACGCCGCCGGCATCGCCTGGCAGGAGGGCTACGATCCGGCGCAGCTCACGCCCCGGCCGGACCTGTGCGTGATCGGCAACGCCCTGTCGCGCGGCAACCCGCTGGTCGAGCACATCCTGAACACCGACCTGCCCTACATCTCAGGCCCGCAGTGGCTGGGCGAGCAGGTGCTGGCCGGCCGGCACGTGCTGGCGGTGGCCGGCACGCACGGCAAGACCACCACCGCCAGCCTGCTGGCGTGGATTCTGGATCGGGCCGGCCTCACGCCGGGCTTTCTGATCGGTGGCGTACCGCAGAACTTCGGCGTCTCGGCGCGTCTTGGCAGCGGGCCGTTCGTGGTGGAAGCGGACGAGTACGACACGGCCTTTTTCGACAAGCGCGCCAAGTTCCTGCACTACCGGCCGCGCACGGCGGTGCTGAACAACCTCGAATTCGACCACGCCGACATCTACCCGGACCTGGCCGCCATCGAGTGGCAGTTCCACCAGCTGCTGCGCGGCGTGCCGGGGAACGGGCGGCTGATCGTGAACGCCGCCGACGCCAACCTGGCGCGGCTTCTGGAGCGCGGCTGCTGGACACCGGTGACACGCTTCGGGCCCAGCGGCGACTGGCAGGCCACGCCGCTCACACCGGACGCCAGCCGCTTCGAGCTGACCGTGGCCGGCGCGCGCATCGGCAGCGGCGAATGGTCGCTGGCCGGCGTGCACAATCTGCACAACGCGCTGGCAGCGCTGGCGGCGGCTGCCGAAGTGGGCGTGAGCCCGGCCCAGGGTCTGGCGACGCTGGCCGGCTTCAGGAACGTGCGCCGGCGCCTTGAAGTGGTGGCGCAGGAAGGCGGCGTCACCGTCTACGACGACTTCGCCCACCACCCGACGGCGATTGCCGCCACGGTGGCGGCGCTGCGCGGCCGGGTCGGCGCCGCGCGCATCCTGGCGGTGGTCGACCTGCGCTCGAACTCCATGCGCGCCGGCGCCCACCGGGCGGGGCTGGCCGCGGCGCTGGCGGATGCCGATCTGGCGCTGCTGCACTGCGCCCAGCCTCTGGCCTGGGCCATCGACGAGGTGCTGCGCGAGCTGCCCCGCGGCGGCGGCTTTTTCCGTACCGGCGACGCACTGGTCGATACGCTTGCAAAGGCCGCCCGGCCGGGCGATCACGTGCTGCTGATGAGCAATGGCGCCTTCGGCGGCGTGCATGCCACACTCGCGGCGCGGCTCAAAAACCCATCCGGCGGGGGATCCTGA
- a CDS encoding DUF2341 domain-containing protein: MLRFSCARLLLTVALLVPPLAHAWWQPDWQFRKPLTVQPPAEEAGLAASDLPVLLRLHAGNFGFFADTKPDGADLRLLAGDDTTPLKYHIERYDPVTGMGLLWVRMPQLAAGAPASAYLYYGNAAAPAGDDAAGTYDAEQALVFHFGEAQGAPRDSTANANHAAESGAQAVAASLIGGGLRFTGSETLRVPGSASLAIDPAKGLTVSLWIRPDAVASGAVLELGIAEQPLLLSLADGVPLARIGAVEARAAAPLSAGEWHHLALTVDAGTATLYVDGAPAGSAAVELKPIAGDLVLGAGPLAQAAGLAGLAADIDEFGLARVARDAGYLRLLALTQGTAASLISYGEDESGEAAEGHGSYIGVVLQNVTLDGWIIIGLLSVMSAISWVVMASKARFLSTVRRANAKFLESFRSIGDGDLTALAARTEFAGSPLHRVCVAGVQELTGRLHRSAGAQATGLSPQALEALRTRIDASAAREQQRLNAGMVLLTIAISGGPFLGLLGTVVGVMITFAAIAASGEVNVNSIAPGIAAALVATVAGLVVAIPALFGYNYLGTLIRDTTTDLRVFVDELVAGIAEQHTA; the protein is encoded by the coding sequence ATGTTGCGTTTTTCTTGTGCCCGTTTGTTACTGACCGTGGCGCTGCTGGTGCCGCCGCTGGCCCATGCCTGGTGGCAGCCGGACTGGCAGTTTCGAAAGCCCCTGACGGTGCAGCCGCCGGCCGAGGAAGCCGGTCTTGCGGCCAGCGACCTGCCGGTGCTGCTGCGTCTGCACGCCGGCAATTTCGGTTTTTTTGCCGATACCAAACCGGACGGCGCGGACCTGCGCCTGCTGGCGGGCGACGACACGACGCCGCTGAAGTACCACATCGAACGCTATGACCCGGTCACCGGCATGGGTCTGCTGTGGGTGCGCATGCCGCAGCTGGCGGCCGGTGCGCCGGCCAGCGCCTATCTTTATTACGGCAACGCGGCGGCGCCCGCCGGTGATGACGCGGCTGGCACTTACGATGCCGAACAGGCGCTGGTGTTTCATTTCGGCGAGGCGCAGGGCGCGCCGCGTGACAGCACCGCCAACGCCAATCACGCGGCCGAGTCGGGCGCGCAGGCAGTGGCTGCCAGTCTGATCGGCGGCGGTCTGCGCTTCACCGGCAGCGAGACGCTGCGCGTGCCCGGTTCGGCCTCGTTGGCGATCGACCCGGCCAAGGGGCTGACGGTCAGCCTGTGGATCCGGCCCGATGCGGTCGCCAGCGGCGCCGTGCTGGAACTGGGCATTGCCGAGCAGCCGTTGCTGCTGAGCCTGGCCGACGGCGTACCGCTGGCACGGATCGGCGCGGTCGAGGCGCGCGCCGCCGCACCGCTGTCAGCCGGCGAGTGGCACCACCTGGCGCTGACCGTGGATGCCGGCACGGCGACGTTGTACGTCGATGGCGCGCCGGCGGGCAGCGCGGCGGTAGAGCTCAAGCCGATCGCCGGCGATCTGGTGCTCGGCGCCGGTCCGTTGGCGCAGGCGGCGGGTCTGGCCGGCCTGGCGGCGGACATCGACGAGTTCGGCCTGGCCCGGGTGGCGCGTGACGCGGGTTATCTGCGCCTGCTGGCCCTCACGCAGGGCACCGCGGCGAGTCTGATCAGTTACGGCGAGGACGAGTCCGGCGAAGCCGCCGAAGGGCATGGCTCGTACATCGGCGTGGTGTTGCAGAACGTGACGCTGGATGGCTGGATCATCATCGGTCTGCTCAGCGTGATGTCGGCAATCTCCTGGGTGGTCATGGCCAGCAAGGCGCGCTTTCTGAGCACCGTGCGGCGGGCCAATGCGAAGTTCCTGGAAAGCTTTCGCAGCATAGGCGACGGCGATCTGACGGCTCTGGCGGCGCGCACCGAGTTCGCCGGCTCGCCCCTGCACCGGGTTTGCGTGGCCGGCGTGCAGGAGCTGACCGGGCGCCTGCACCGCAGTGCCGGTGCGCAGGCGACGGGTCTGTCGCCGCAGGCCCTGGAGGCGCTGCGCACGCGCATCGACGCGTCCGCAGCGCGTGAGCAGCAGCGCCTGAACGCCGGCATGGTGCTGCTGACAATCGCCATTTCCGGCGGGCCCTTCCTGGGCCTGCTGGGTACCGTGGTGGGCGTGATGATCACCTTCGCCGCCATCGCCGCATCGGGCGAGGTGAACGTCAACTCGATCGCGCCGGGCATCGCCGCCGCCCTGGTGGCCACGGTGGCGGGCCTGGTGGTCGCCATCCCGGCCCTGTTTGGCTACAACTACCTCGGCACCCTGATCCGCGACACGACCACGGACCTGCGCGTGTTCGTGGACGAGCTGGTGGCGGGCATCGCCGAGCAGCACACGGCATAA
- a CDS encoding alpha/beta fold hydrolase yields the protein MSHTEAMRTLAGVRVKLMQGGPPQPGAETVLFLHGAGGASQWLPFMDLLARDFDLRAPEHPGFGDSDTPAWLRRVEDLAYYYLDVLQELDLTGVHLVGHSLGGWTAAALAIKDCSRIKSLTLISAAGVHVHGVARVDNFMGNPEQSLRALIHDQAVADQLLALEVPPEERERQLKNRFTTARLVWQPRSYDPYLPQWLHRIRVPTHVVWGEHDRLFPLRIGQEYQRLIPGARLTALPGCGHLPPIEQPQPCAQAVTQFVNEVCTQEGRA from the coding sequence ATGAGTCATACCGAGGCGATGCGCACGCTGGCCGGCGTGCGGGTGAAGCTGATGCAGGGCGGCCCACCGCAGCCGGGCGCCGAAACGGTGCTGTTCCTGCACGGCGCGGGCGGCGCCAGCCAGTGGCTGCCGTTCATGGACCTGCTGGCGCGGGATTTCGACCTGCGGGCGCCCGAACACCCCGGCTTTGGCGATTCGGACACGCCGGCCTGGCTCAGGCGCGTCGAGGATCTGGCCTATTACTACCTGGACGTGCTGCAGGAGCTGGATCTGACCGGCGTGCACCTGGTCGGCCACAGCCTGGGCGGCTGGACCGCTGCGGCGCTGGCCATCAAGGACTGCTCGCGCATCAAATCCCTGACGCTGATTTCCGCCGCCGGCGTGCACGTGCACGGTGTGGCGCGGGTCGACAACTTCATGGGCAACCCGGAGCAGAGCCTGCGGGCGCTGATCCACGATCAGGCCGTCGCCGATCAGCTGCTGGCGTTGGAGGTGCCGCCCGAGGAGCGCGAGCGCCAGCTCAAGAACCGCTTCACCACCGCGCGCCTCGTGTGGCAGCCGCGGTCCTACGATCCGTACTTGCCGCAGTGGCTGCACCGCATCCGCGTGCCCACGCACGTGGTGTGGGGCGAGCACGACCGCCTGTTCCCGCTGCGCATTGGGCAGGAATACCAACGCCTGATTCCGGGCGCGCGGCTCACGGCACTGCCCGGCTGCGGCCACCTGCCGCCGATCGAGCAGCCGCAGCCGTGCGCGCAGGCGGTGACGCAGTTCGTGAACGAGGTGTGCACGCAGGAGGGCAGGGCATGA
- a CDS encoding secretin N-terminal domain-containing protein has protein sequence MRRLRALLPLIAVALLPAGAPARPQLATIPLQQRPAAEMAQVLQPLLGPQESVTGDGFTLILNVEPARLEQLRATVAELDRAPRQLRITVRQQLFAEDRMNAAGVSADVGDEQARVVVSPSDAGSGALARYRGIGEYGTDPQGRQYESGEQTVLAQEGRPARIAVGLIAPFDSVCEDSYGGRRMCTEYREVSSGFEVLARLGAGGVTLDISPQSQQLAEAGVVAFQVAQTQLHGPLGQWLELGGEVTTSGESERGVLASTARTGRSARRIAIKVELAP, from the coding sequence GTGAGGCGGCTGCGCGCCCTGCTGCCGCTGATTGCCGTCGCGCTGCTGCCGGCCGGCGCGCCGGCCCGCCCGCAACTGGCGACCATCCCGCTGCAGCAGCGCCCCGCGGCCGAAATGGCGCAGGTGCTGCAACCCCTGCTCGGGCCGCAGGAAAGCGTCACCGGCGACGGTTTTACGCTGATCCTGAACGTGGAACCGGCGCGCCTGGAGCAGCTGCGCGCCACCGTGGCCGAGCTGGACCGCGCGCCGCGCCAGCTGCGCATCACCGTGCGCCAGCAACTGTTTGCCGAGGACCGCATGAACGCCGCCGGCGTCAGCGCCGATGTTGGCGATGAGCAGGCGCGGGTCGTCGTCAGCCCGTCGGATGCCGGCAGCGGCGCCCTGGCGCGCTACCGCGGCATCGGCGAGTACGGCACCGATCCGCAGGGCCGCCAGTACGAATCCGGCGAGCAGACCGTGCTGGCGCAAGAAGGCCGCCCGGCGCGCATCGCGGTCGGCCTGATCGCCCCCTTCGACAGCGTCTGCGAGGACAGTTACGGCGGCCGCCGCATGTGCACGGAATACCGCGAGGTGAGCAGCGGCTTCGAGGTGCTGGCCCGGCTCGGCGCCGGCGGCGTGACGCTCGATATATCGCCGCAGTCGCAGCAACTGGCCGAAGCCGGCGTGGTGGCGTTCCAGGTCGCCCAGACGCAGCTGCACGGGCCGCTCGGGCAGTGGCTGGAGCTGGGCGGCGAGGTCACCACCTCGGGCGAAAGCGAACGCGGCGTGCTAGCGTCTACGGCCCGAACCGGCCGCAGCGCGCGGCGCATCGCCATCAAAGTGGAGCTCGCACCGTGA
- a CDS encoding DUF4124 domain-containing protein, translating to MTRRMHPARLLPLFLLLLGGAAQAGDIYRWTDAQGRTHYGDRPPASGAEKIVEPPPPSDLSPDEANAKLEAIRAQSEKAAEERALAKEAQAKTAAEQKQRAAECAAARRQHDAMQAAQRIRDADGNWYTGEQRLQKMRDLEAAIRKHCGGTPAQ from the coding sequence GTGACCCGCCGCATGCACCCTGCCCGGCTCCTGCCGCTGTTCCTGTTGCTGCTGGGCGGCGCCGCCCAGGCCGGCGACATCTACCGCTGGACCGACGCCCAGGGCCGCACGCATTACGGCGACCGGCCGCCGGCCAGCGGCGCGGAAAAAATCGTCGAGCCACCGCCGCCCAGCGATCTGTCGCCGGACGAAGCCAACGCCAAACTCGAAGCCATCCGCGCCCAAAGCGAAAAGGCCGCCGAGGAACGTGCCCTGGCCAAGGAAGCGCAAGCCAAGACCGCGGCCGAGCAAAAACAGCGCGCCGCCGAGTGCGCCGCCGCACGCCGGCAGCACGATGCCATGCAGGCGGCGCAGCGCATCCGCGACGCCGATGGCAACTGGTACACGGGTGAGCAGCGGCTGCAGAAAATGCGCGATCTGGAAGCCGCCATCCGCAAACATTGCGGCGGCACGCCGGCGCAATGA
- a CDS encoding CAAX prenyl protease-related protein, translating to MASVVGPPWARPLPWVLPFAVFVGLLAAAPLAQRAGVDPRDWYAVRTGVTLLVLAVMWRRCVDLHRAPYWRGVALGVAAGGLVLALWLALDQDWASLGAPQVSPFAADDTARWQFAARIAGAVIVAPLAEELFFRSFLMRWLVRPDFAAVDPRAVDRRAFLIQAALFASMHQLIVAGFAAGLVYGWLYRHTGSLWIPVLAHALTNALLAAWVLTQGAWHLW from the coding sequence GTGGCGTCGGTCGTGGGGCCGCCCTGGGCGCGGCCGCTGCCGTGGGTGTTGCCGTTCGCGGTGTTCGTCGGGCTGCTGGCGGCAGCGCCACTGGCACAGCGTGCGGGTGTCGACCCGCGCGACTGGTACGCCGTTCGCACCGGCGTGACGCTGCTGGTCCTCGCTGTGATGTGGCGGCGTTGTGTCGATCTGCATCGCGCGCCGTACTGGCGCGGTGTGGCGCTGGGCGTCGCCGCCGGTGGGCTGGTGCTGGCGCTGTGGCTGGCGCTGGATCAGGACTGGGCGAGTCTTGGCGCGCCGCAGGTCTCCCCCTTCGCGGCCGACGACACGGCCCGGTGGCAGTTCGCCGCGCGCATCGCCGGCGCCGTGATCGTGGCGCCGCTGGCCGAGGAGCTGTTCTTTCGCAGTTTTCTCATGCGCTGGCTGGTGCGGCCGGACTTTGCGGCAGTCGATCCGCGCGCCGTGGACCGGCGGGCGTTTCTGATCCAGGCGGCGCTGTTCGCCAGCATGCATCAGCTCATTGTGGCCGGATTCGCGGCCGGGCTGGTCTACGGCTGGCTGTATCGGCATACCGGCAGCCTGTGGATCCCGGTGCTGGCGCATGCGCTGACCAACGCGCTGCTGGCGGCCTGGGTGCTGACGCAGGGCGCCTGGCATTTGTGGTGA
- a CDS encoding LON peptidase substrate-binding domain-containing protein: protein MPELQTFALPVFPLGSVLYPGGLLPLRIFEPRYLAMVRECLREQRGFAVCLISEGRETGQAARFHPIGTLARIEDHDQDAAGMMHITVRGEQRVQVVASSVRIDQLVMGQALRLEAEPATGIAERHRPLLDLLRHAMEEYDPDFGRAEELMDASWVGFRLAELLPLPPARRQWLLELTNPTLRLEALAQFIEELRAGDEMQR from the coding sequence GTGCCAGAACTGCAAACCTTCGCGTTGCCGGTGTTCCCGCTGGGCAGCGTGCTGTACCCGGGCGGCCTGCTGCCGCTGCGCATCTTCGAGCCGCGCTATCTGGCGATGGTGCGCGAGTGCCTGCGCGAGCAGCGCGGCTTTGCCGTGTGCCTGATCAGCGAGGGTCGCGAAACCGGCCAGGCGGCGCGCTTTCATCCCATCGGCACGCTGGCCCGTATCGAGGATCACGACCAGGATGCCGCCGGCATGATGCACATCACCGTGCGCGGCGAGCAGCGCGTGCAGGTGGTGGCGAGCAGCGTGCGCATCGATCAGCTGGTCATGGGCCAGGCGCTGCGCCTGGAGGCGGAACCGGCCACCGGCATCGCCGAGCGTCACCGGCCGCTGCTGGACCTGCTGCGCCACGCGATGGAGGAGTACGACCCCGACTTTGGCCGCGCCGAGGAACTGATGGACGCCAGCTGGGTCGGGTTTCGGCTGGCCGAACTGCTGCCGCTGCCGCCGGCACGGCGCCAGTGGTTACTGGAACTGACCAACCCTACGCTGCGCCTGGAAGCGCTGGCACAGTTCATCGAGGAACTGCGCGCCGGCGACGAAATGCAGCGCTGA
- a CDS encoding lytic transglycosylase domain-containing protein, with product MLMLGLCACQAPRAELFMYRTPGGHTVFSDRVLTTPGYAAANHAARRGPRKYVAPTLIVPTVASRPILIGPGRQAVEQLIDRLAPQYALDPALVKQVVAAESAFRTDARSPKNAQGLMQLIPATARRFGVQDPWDAEQNLRGGMAYLSWLLGQFRGDVRLALAGYNAGEGAVARHGGLPPYAETRHYVAGIIGRYGKTEHPYVVTTD from the coding sequence ATGCTCATGCTCGGGCTGTGCGCGTGCCAGGCGCCGCGCGCCGAGCTGTTCATGTATCGCACGCCGGGCGGGCACACGGTGTTCAGTGACCGGGTGTTGACCACGCCCGGCTATGCGGCGGCCAACCATGCCGCACGGCGCGGTCCGCGCAAGTACGTGGCACCGACGCTGATCGTTCCGACCGTGGCCAGCCGGCCGATCCTGATTGGCCCCGGCCGGCAGGCGGTCGAGCAACTCATCGATCGCCTGGCGCCGCAATACGCGCTCGATCCGGCGCTTGTCAAGCAGGTGGTGGCCGCCGAGTCGGCCTTTCGCACCGACGCCCGCTCGCCCAAGAACGCGCAGGGCCTGATGCAGCTGATCCCGGCGACCGCGCGGCGCTTTGGCGTGCAAGATCCCTGGGATGCCGAACAGAACCTGCGTGGCGGCATGGCCTACCTGAGCTGGCTGCTGGGGCAGTTCCGGGGCGACGTGCGCCTGGCCCTCGCCGGCTACAACGCCGGCGAGGGCGCCGTTGCACGCCATGGCGGCCTGCCGCCGTATGCCGAAACGCGCCACTATGTGGCCGGCATCATCGGTCGCTACGGCAAGACCGAGCATCCGTACGTTGTGACCACCGATTGA
- a CDS encoding peptidylprolyl isomerase, with protein MTRDRRSLPTVAGAVALLLVAGFVARALMGSSAVLAQAGDARLTQAEAQSLLAALPAATRKQLAEQPQALADAMRREVQWRALVETARRSPQAAEPAVRERMRQAADLELVQAHLDAMSAVADDYPPQELVVATYEANRERFRAAPRYRLSQIFVAGRPDDADAARRARELAQEARLAKADFADLAREHSRHAESAARGGEVGWVSEPMLRPEFRETVTAMAVGAISDPVPVADGWHILKLTERQAARDLSLDEARADIVSALRAQEQRRRRAEYVERLTAAMPVRLDELMLGTLQVPIE; from the coding sequence ATGACGCGTGACAGACGAAGCCTGCCGACGGTGGCGGGTGCGGTGGCCTTGTTGCTGGTGGCCGGATTCGTGGCGCGTGCCCTGATGGGCAGCTCGGCGGTCCTGGCGCAGGCTGGTGATGCCCGGCTGACGCAGGCCGAAGCGCAGAGCCTGCTGGCGGCCCTGCCGGCGGCGACCCGCAAGCAGCTGGCCGAACAACCGCAGGCGCTTGCCGATGCCATGCGGCGCGAGGTGCAGTGGCGGGCGCTGGTGGAAACCGCCAGGCGCTCGCCGCAGGCCGCAGAGCCGGCGGTGCGGGAGCGCATGCGTCAGGCGGCCGACCTGGAGCTGGTGCAGGCGCACCTGGACGCCATGAGTGCCGTTGCTGACGATTACCCGCCGCAGGAGCTGGTGGTCGCCACGTATGAGGCCAACCGCGAGCGGTTTAGGGCCGCGCCGCGCTATCGCCTGTCGCAGATCTTTGTGGCCGGACGGCCGGACGATGCCGACGCGGCGCGGCGCGCGCGTGAGCTGGCGCAGGAAGCCCGCCTGGCCAAGGCCGACTTCGCCGACCTGGCACGCGAGCACTCGCGCCACGCCGAAAGCGCCGCCCGTGGCGGCGAGGTCGGTTGGGTGAGCGAGCCGATGCTGCGTCCGGAATTTCGCGAGACGGTGACCGCCATGGCGGTGGGGGCGATCAGCGATCCGGTGCCGGTCGCCGACGGCTGGCACATCCTGAAACTGACCGAGCGTCAGGCGGCGCGCGATCTTTCCCTGGACGAGGCGCGCGCCGACATCGTCAGCGCGCTGCGGGCGCAGGAACAGCGCCGGCGGCGCGCCGAATACGTCGAGCGCTTGACCGCCGCGATGCCGGTACGCCTCGATGAGCTGATGCTCGGCACGCTGCAGGTGCCGATCGAGTGA